A genomic segment from Actinoplanes sichuanensis encodes:
- a CDS encoding LPXTG cell wall anchor domain-containing protein, with protein sequence MAEPEQVPGHLGDGRSALRGGDREHRGGLHVRGAAQVRLQAAKNTAVYLTGAGTGAPLTLQNSATDGSQDWQLVAEPPTPTPTATTTRPAQSPTPSATATSAPAPAVPPSSASVSPSATVAPGTGGGTGGGLPLTGSPVAAIAGLGATAVVLGAAAMFAVRRRRIRFGDVD encoded by the coding sequence GTGGCCGAGCCCGAGCAGGTGCCGGGTCATCTCGGCGACGGCCGGTCCGCCCTCCGCGGCGGGGACCGAGAGCACCGTGGGGGCCTGCACGTTCGGGGCGCCGCCCAGGTACGGCTACAGGCGGCCAAGAACACCGCCGTCTACCTCACCGGAGCCGGTACCGGCGCGCCGCTGACGCTGCAGAACTCCGCCACCGACGGTTCCCAGGACTGGCAGCTGGTCGCCGAACCGCCGACGCCCACCCCCACGGCGACCACGACCCGCCCCGCGCAGAGCCCGACACCGAGCGCCACCGCGACGTCGGCACCGGCACCGGCCGTCCCGCCGTCGTCGGCGTCGGTCTCGCCGTCGGCGACGGTCGCTCCGGGCACCGGCGGGGGGACCGGTGGCGGGCTGCCGCTCACCGGCTCCCCGGTCGCCGCGATCGCCGGCCTCGGTGCCACCGCGGTGGTGCTCGGTGCCGCCGCGATGTTCGCCGTCCGACGCCGCCGGATCAGGTTCGGTGACGTGGACTGA
- a CDS encoding substrate-binding domain-containing protein: MTRHLLGLGHRTVHHIAGPQQWWAARERRQSWHDTLAAAASSVPEARIGDWTPRSGYEIGRELARDPGVTAIFAANDDMAIGAVHALHEAGRRVPDDVSVAGFDDIPVAAHVTPPLTTVGSDNAELAEIGLSYLTAFLADPDHEPTPPRTHRHRIVLRSSTAPPRA, from the coding sequence ATGACCCGGCACCTGCTCGGGCTCGGCCACCGCACCGTGCACCACATCGCCGGACCACAGCAGTGGTGGGCCGCCCGGGAACGCCGGCAGAGCTGGCACGACACCCTCGCCGCCGCCGCGTCGAGCGTTCCGGAGGCCCGCATCGGCGACTGGACGCCCCGCAGCGGCTACGAGATCGGCCGGGAGCTCGCCCGCGACCCCGGCGTCACCGCGATCTTCGCGGCCAACGACGACATGGCCATCGGCGCCGTCCACGCACTGCACGAGGCGGGCCGCCGGGTACCGGACGACGTGAGCGTCGCCGGGTTCGACGACATCCCGGTGGCCGCGCACGTGACACCACCACTGACCACCGTCGGCTCCGACAACGCCGAGTTGGCCGAGATCGGCCTGAGCTACCTGACCGCCTTCCTCGCCGATCCCGACCACGAGCCGACCCCACCCCGGACCCATCGGCACCGCATCGTCCTCCGCAGCTCGACAGCACCTCCCCGAGCCTGA
- a CDS encoding TetR/AcrR family transcriptional regulator, with the protein MRIMTTRRSDALSRERIVEATIQILDTAGEDGLTVRAVTAHLATGRGAIYHHVAGKDDLLAAAADGVIGRVMAAAADDEDPKQAIRTLALGIFDAIDAHPWVGAQLSREPLQPAVLRIWTGVGVRLVRLGVRGAALPDAGSALVNYILGAAAQHAAGARRAPDATSRQAYLDRLAAQWAELDTDPLVREAASLISEHDDREQFLAGVDIFLAGSVAPHDRQVSDKTGSQTGVIG; encoded by the coding sequence ATGAGAATCATGACCACCCGGCGCAGTGACGCACTCTCCCGGGAGCGCATCGTGGAAGCGACCATCCAGATCCTCGACACCGCGGGCGAGGACGGCCTGACCGTGCGCGCGGTCACCGCCCACCTCGCGACCGGCCGCGGTGCGATCTACCACCACGTCGCCGGCAAGGACGACCTGCTCGCCGCGGCGGCGGACGGGGTCATCGGCCGGGTCATGGCCGCGGCCGCCGACGACGAGGACCCGAAACAAGCGATCCGCACGCTGGCCCTGGGCATCTTCGACGCGATCGACGCGCACCCCTGGGTGGGGGCCCAACTGTCGCGCGAACCGCTGCAACCCGCGGTTCTGCGGATCTGGACGGGCGTCGGCGTACGGTTGGTCCGCCTCGGCGTCCGCGGCGCCGCCCTGCCCGACGCCGGATCCGCCCTGGTCAACTACATCCTCGGAGCCGCCGCCCAGCACGCCGCAGGTGCCCGCCGAGCCCCGGACGCGACCTCTCGCCAGGCCTACCTCGACCGTCTCGCCGCGCAATGGGCCGAACTCGACACCGATCCGCTCGTACGGGAGGCTGCCTCGCTGATATCCGAACACGACGACCGCGAACAGTTCCTCGCCGGAGTGGACATCTTCCTCGCCGGTTCCGTCGCTCCACATGACCGACAAGTCAGCGACAAAACCGGTTCCCAAACGGGTGTGATCGGGTAA
- a CDS encoding metal-dependent hydrolase codes for MLGKSHALSGGVGWLAGSALLAAAGHAPTAVAVVAGAAVSTGMALAPDLDHPESTVARTLGPITRWTARGVAATAARLRGVSCRHCLTGRARGGHRGITHTALGAMVLGLAVGILCALTGPVVGLWIVGLSVWLAAHAALSSRTRARIGDMLLPGRFRRLGKGAHRFAAAVGAILVAAVFVAAIHGSAGSWWWLGLAVFWGCLAHSLGDALTFSAVPLCWPIRIRGCRWSPVGTPRWMRFRTGSSTETVVVWLMATVGAGAIVLLGAVW; via the coding sequence ATGCTCGGTAAGTCCCACGCCCTGTCCGGTGGGGTCGGTTGGCTGGCCGGATCAGCTCTGCTCGCCGCCGCCGGACACGCCCCCACCGCCGTCGCCGTCGTCGCCGGGGCGGCCGTGTCCACCGGCATGGCTCTCGCCCCGGACCTCGATCATCCCGAATCCACTGTCGCCCGAACCCTCGGGCCGATCACCCGCTGGACCGCTCGGGGGGTCGCCGCCACCGCCGCGAGACTGCGGGGTGTGTCGTGCCGGCACTGTCTCACCGGCCGAGCCCGGGGCGGGCACCGCGGCATCACCCACACCGCCCTCGGTGCGATGGTCCTCGGCCTGGCCGTCGGTATCCTCTGTGCCCTGACCGGACCGGTCGTCGGCCTGTGGATCGTCGGGCTCTCGGTATGGTTGGCCGCGCACGCCGCCCTGTCGTCGAGGACCCGCGCCCGGATCGGGGACATGCTGCTCCCCGGCCGTTTCCGTCGCCTCGGCAAGGGCGCCCACCGGTTCGCCGCCGCGGTCGGTGCGATCCTGGTCGCCGCCGTGTTCGTCGCGGCGATCCACGGCAGTGCCGGCTCCTGGTGGTGGCTCGGCCTGGCCGTGTTCTGGGGCTGCCTGGCCCACTCGCTCGGCGACGCGCTCACCTTCTCCGCCGTGCCCCTGTGCTGGCCGATCCGGATCCGCGGCTGCCGCTGGTCACCGGTCGGCACCCCGCGGTGGATGCGGTTTCGTACCGGCTCGTCGACCGAGACCGTGGTGGTGTGGCTGATGGCGACGGTCGGTGCCGGAGCGATTGTGCTGCTCGGGGCGGTGTGGTGA
- a CDS encoding FAD-dependent oxidoreductase: protein MTTPVTVIGAGLGGLTLARVLHLNGVPVTVYDADPTADARSQGGQLDLHEHNGQRALEIAGLTSEYRAIIHRGGGAQRVLDRHGTTLADLPDDGSMARPEALRGDIRRILLESLPAGTVRWGRKLRSAASLGPGRHELTFTDGSTVVSELLVGADGAWSKVRPLVSAEAPTYAGMSYIDTYLHDVDVRHPAAAKAVGDGAMYALEPGCGFLAHREPGDVIHTYVVLDRPVEWFAAIDFTDPGAAREQIAAEFLGWAPELVSLIADGDTPPILRAIHRLPDRHRWDRVPGVTLLGDAAHVTVPGGEGANLAMLDGAELGQAIATHRDDPEAALAAYERVLFPRSEAEAVAAHDTIDLVFGAGAPHRLADLFTGTGEQGG from the coding sequence ATGACCACTCCAGTCACCGTCATCGGCGCGGGCCTCGGCGGCCTCACCCTCGCGCGGGTGCTGCACCTCAACGGCGTGCCCGTCACCGTCTACGACGCCGACCCGACCGCCGACGCCCGCAGCCAGGGCGGGCAACTCGACCTGCACGAGCACAACGGCCAACGGGCCCTCGAGATCGCCGGGCTCACCAGCGAATACCGGGCGATCATCCACCGGGGCGGCGGCGCCCAGCGGGTCCTCGACCGGCACGGCACGACGCTCGCCGACCTACCCGACGACGGCTCCATGGCACGCCCGGAGGCACTGCGCGGCGACATCCGACGCATCCTGCTGGAGTCACTGCCGGCCGGAACCGTGCGGTGGGGCAGGAAACTCCGGTCCGCCGCCTCCCTCGGCCCGGGACGTCACGAGCTCACGTTCACCGACGGTTCGACAGTCGTCTCCGAACTACTCGTGGGCGCCGACGGGGCCTGGTCCAAGGTCCGCCCCCTGGTCTCCGCCGAGGCCCCGACGTACGCCGGCATGAGTTACATCGACACGTACCTGCACGACGTCGACGTACGCCACCCCGCGGCGGCGAAGGCGGTCGGCGACGGCGCCATGTACGCGCTCGAACCGGGCTGTGGCTTCCTCGCCCACCGGGAGCCCGGCGACGTCATCCACACCTACGTCGTGCTCGACCGGCCGGTCGAGTGGTTCGCCGCCATCGACTTCACCGACCCCGGCGCCGCCCGCGAACAGATCGCCGCCGAGTTCCTCGGGTGGGCGCCCGAACTCGTCTCCCTGATCGCCGACGGCGACACCCCGCCGATCCTGCGCGCCATCCACCGGCTGCCCGACCGCCACCGCTGGGACCGCGTCCCCGGCGTGACACTCCTCGGCGACGCGGCACACGTCACCGTCCCCGGCGGCGAGGGCGCGAACCTCGCGATGCTCGACGGAGCCGAACTCGGCCAGGCGATCGCCACACACCGCGACGACCCGGAGGCCGCCCTCGCGGCGTACGAGCGTGTCCTGTTCCCCCGCAGCGAGGCGGAGGCCGTCGCCGCACACGACACCATCGACCTCGTCTTCGGCGCCGGAGCACCGCACCGGCTCGCCGATCTCTTCACCGGCACCGGCGAGCAGGGCGGGTAA
- a CDS encoding GGDEF domain-containing protein — MSAGTAVRDLVTLLTELEGTPDIEEFAAIRQQAAELRALAVEAGDDESVHRCDMVIADVLMREGHLGPGGHSARQTLEWAEQHDRPYLRARAHRMLSNFYRMLGDFSEALAHGVQGVSFLPADASPAVRARHLLQLGCALDDNGSFDESDVRYAEVLRISAEVGDDGLALRALNNMAYNAYERGDEPAASALAVRMREVAVSGRGLAAKEIDTIARVEMMGGRFVALEATLAGALTGTIVDVDGDGTAECLLTLAEARRLSGRPEAAQDALDRAVELCELRDLARARVQVRREQAALFAATDRYREAYEELLRYQDSLAALQSTQREARARAMQALFEADEARRATEQFRELAHRDALTGLYNRRHVDQQLAELLGRGGSLSVAIVDLDHFKQVNDTLSHATGDAVLQQVGYLLQDVMTGIGVAARLGGEEFLLILPGFDIVEAARFCEDVRRLIGDFEWAAVTGSLPVTASIGVAAAPPGLTVAAPLLAAADRQLYVAKHTGRDRVAA, encoded by the coding sequence ATGTCGGCCGGCACCGCGGTCCGTGATCTCGTCACGCTCCTCACCGAGCTGGAGGGCACGCCTGACATCGAGGAGTTCGCCGCCATCCGGCAGCAGGCCGCCGAGCTGCGCGCGCTCGCCGTCGAGGCCGGGGACGACGAGTCGGTGCACCGCTGTGACATGGTCATCGCGGACGTCCTGATGCGGGAGGGGCATCTGGGGCCGGGTGGGCACAGCGCCCGGCAGACGCTGGAGTGGGCCGAGCAGCATGACCGGCCCTACCTTCGGGCACGCGCGCACCGGATGCTGTCGAACTTCTACCGGATGCTCGGTGACTTCTCCGAGGCGCTCGCGCACGGCGTTCAGGGTGTGTCGTTTCTGCCGGCTGACGCGTCGCCGGCGGTCCGGGCCCGGCACCTGCTCCAGCTGGGCTGCGCCCTGGACGACAACGGTTCGTTCGACGAGAGCGATGTGCGCTACGCCGAGGTGCTGCGAATCTCGGCCGAGGTGGGCGACGATGGTCTGGCTCTGCGGGCGCTCAACAACATGGCCTACAACGCGTACGAGCGGGGGGACGAGCCGGCGGCGAGCGCTCTGGCCGTACGCATGAGGGAAGTCGCCGTTAGCGGTCGCGGTCTTGCCGCGAAGGAGATCGACACCATCGCGCGGGTCGAGATGATGGGTGGGCGGTTCGTCGCCCTCGAGGCGACACTCGCCGGTGCGTTGACCGGCACGATTGTCGACGTCGACGGCGATGGTACGGCGGAATGCCTGCTCACCCTGGCCGAGGCGCGCCGCCTGAGCGGCCGTCCGGAGGCGGCCCAGGACGCGCTGGACCGGGCGGTCGAACTCTGTGAGCTCCGGGATCTGGCCCGGGCCCGGGTGCAGGTGCGCCGTGAACAGGCGGCCCTGTTCGCGGCCACCGACCGTTACCGGGAGGCCTATGAGGAGCTGCTGCGTTACCAGGACAGCCTGGCCGCTCTGCAGAGCACGCAGCGGGAGGCCCGGGCCCGGGCGATGCAGGCGCTCTTCGAGGCCGACGAGGCCCGGCGCGCCACCGAACAGTTCCGGGAGCTGGCCCACCGCGACGCCCTGACCGGCCTGTACAACCGCCGGCACGTCGACCAGCAGCTGGCGGAGCTGCTCGGGCGTGGGGGATCGCTGTCGGTGGCGATCGTCGACCTGGACCATTTCAAACAGGTCAACGACACCCTGTCGCACGCCACCGGTGACGCCGTCCTGCAGCAGGTGGGCTACCTGCTGCAGGACGTCATGACCGGCATCGGCGTGGCGGCCCGGCTCGGCGGTGAGGAGTTCCTGCTGATCCTGCCCGGCTTCGACATCGTCGAGGCCGCCCGTTTCTGCGAGGACGTCCGCCGCCTGATCGGTGACTTCGAGTGGGCCGCGGTCACCGGCTCGCTGCCGGTGACCGCCAGTATCGGCGTCGCCGCCGCGCCACCGGGGTTGACGGTGGCGGCCCCGCTGCTCGCGGCCGCCGACCGTCAGCTCTACGTCGCCAAGCACACCGGCCGTGACCGGGTGGCGGCGTAG
- the mptB gene encoding polyprenol phosphomannose-dependent alpha 1,6 mannosyltransferase MptB → MTVRKWQWLGVAGSALVAVGGLRVGVGPSNDAVQLPPDAVAAILWPMAVAYLGMTLLVLAWWMIGRLRPEPAVLIRTGVMWAVPFALSGPIFSRDVYSYLAQGAMTTAGIDPYRWGPQVLSGELSANVPPIWQDTPAPYGPVFLRLAGAVTTLTGNELWPGLIGMRLLAVAGVAVLAVTVPRLARECGVDPSAALWLGVLNPLVLLHLVVDAHNDAVMVALMCAGLLLALRHRPVVGVVLITLAGLVKGPALLGLAFVGVLWAGRLPGRFRLLRAGGAVLLLCGGTAVAVTTVAGTGFGWVPALRAPTRARTWMSLTTHLGGLFGAQEAVWLAGLLLAGVLTLVLLHRVGTGSDMVAACGVALVAFVVLSPVVHVWYLLWGLVPLAAAGSDRIRRVAAYTSPVLVVLAPPNDAPTGAPMVLGGILGVAAGLLVYTVVRTARRRTALVLDAV, encoded by the coding sequence TTGACCGTGCGCAAGTGGCAGTGGCTGGGTGTCGCCGGTAGCGCGTTGGTCGCCGTGGGTGGGCTCCGGGTGGGTGTCGGGCCGTCGAATGACGCGGTGCAGTTGCCGCCGGACGCGGTCGCGGCGATCCTGTGGCCGATGGCGGTCGCCTACCTGGGGATGACCCTGCTGGTCCTGGCCTGGTGGATGATCGGGCGGCTCCGGCCCGAGCCCGCGGTCCTGATCCGCACCGGGGTGATGTGGGCGGTTCCGTTCGCGCTGAGCGGGCCGATCTTCAGCCGGGACGTCTACAGCTACCTGGCGCAGGGTGCGATGACGACGGCCGGGATCGATCCGTACCGGTGGGGGCCGCAGGTTCTCAGTGGTGAGCTGTCCGCCAACGTGCCGCCGATCTGGCAGGACACCCCGGCGCCGTACGGGCCGGTGTTCCTGCGCCTGGCCGGTGCCGTCACCACGCTCACCGGGAATGAACTGTGGCCGGGCCTGATCGGGATGCGGCTGCTCGCGGTGGCCGGGGTCGCGGTGCTCGCGGTGACCGTCCCGCGGCTCGCCCGGGAGTGTGGTGTCGATCCGTCTGCGGCGCTCTGGCTGGGCGTGCTCAACCCGCTGGTGCTGTTGCATCTGGTGGTGGACGCGCACAACGACGCGGTGATGGTCGCTCTGATGTGTGCCGGGCTGCTGCTGGCGTTGCGTCATCGACCGGTCGTCGGCGTCGTGCTGATCACCCTGGCCGGGCTGGTCAAGGGGCCGGCGCTGCTCGGACTGGCGTTCGTGGGCGTGCTCTGGGCGGGGCGGCTGCCGGGACGGTTCCGGCTGCTTCGCGCCGGGGGCGCTGTGCTTCTCCTCTGCGGGGGTACGGCCGTCGCGGTCACCACCGTCGCGGGGACCGGTTTCGGGTGGGTGCCCGCTCTGCGTGCGCCGACGCGGGCCCGTACCTGGATGTCGCTGACCACGCATCTCGGTGGACTGTTCGGCGCGCAGGAGGCGGTGTGGCTGGCCGGGCTGCTGCTGGCCGGGGTGCTCACGCTGGTCCTGCTGCATCGGGTCGGCACCGGTTCGGACATGGTCGCCGCATGCGGGGTGGCCCTGGTGGCGTTCGTGGTGCTCAGTCCGGTCGTGCACGTCTGGTATCTGCTGTGGGGCCTGGTCCCGCTGGCGGCGGCCGGCTCCGACCGGATTCGGCGCGTGGCCGCGTACACCTCGCCGGTTTTGGTCGTCCTCGCCCCGCCGAACGATGCGCCGACCGGTGCGCCGATGGTCCTCGGCGGGATTCTCGGCGTCGCCGCCGGCCTGCTGGTCTACACCGTGGTCCGGACCGCGCGCCGGCGGACCGCCCTGGTCCTCGACGCGGTGTGA
- a CDS encoding PadR family transcriptional regulator has product MRVAKDLVAASATPIVLGILADGDSYGYAILQRINELSGGELDWTEGFLYPLLHRLERLGHVESDWRTATGERRRKYYRLTEQGLAELAEQRRQWATVVEALKQVWPSVGDFNPLIIPREGTA; this is encoded by the coding sequence ATGCGGGTCGCCAAAGACCTGGTCGCCGCGTCAGCCACACCGATCGTGCTCGGCATTCTGGCTGATGGAGACAGTTACGGCTACGCCATCCTGCAGCGCATCAACGAACTGTCCGGTGGCGAGCTCGACTGGACCGAGGGTTTCCTCTACCCCCTGCTGCACCGCCTCGAACGGCTCGGCCACGTCGAATCGGACTGGCGGACCGCGACCGGCGAACGCCGGCGCAAGTACTACCGACTCACCGAGCAGGGCCTCGCCGAACTGGCCGAGCAACGCCGCCAGTGGGCGACCGTCGTCGAGGCGCTCAAGCAGGTCTGGCCCAGCGTCGGCGACTTCAACCCGCTGATCATCCCCAGGGAAGGCACCGCATGA
- a CDS encoding VOC family protein, translated as MSSAVNHITVDCVGDPYDLARFWSAVTGDPLADDDFPGDPEASVIPPAGTGPRMLFVRVPDTKTVKNRVHVDLKPTDRTRDEEVTRLLELGAALVGDHRRPDGTGWVTLADPEGNEFCVERSDAERAGHRPDDAGA; from the coding sequence TTGAGCTCAGCCGTCAATCACATCACCGTCGACTGCGTCGGTGACCCGTACGATCTGGCGCGGTTCTGGAGCGCGGTCACCGGCGACCCGCTGGCCGACGACGACTTTCCGGGCGACCCGGAGGCCTCGGTGATCCCACCGGCCGGCACCGGCCCGCGGATGCTCTTCGTCCGGGTGCCCGACACCAAGACCGTGAAGAACCGGGTGCACGTCGACCTCAAACCCACCGACCGCACCCGCGACGAGGAGGTCACCCGCCTGCTCGAACTCGGGGCCGCCCTGGTCGGCGACCACCGCCGGCCCGACGGCACCGGCTGGGTCACGCTCGCCGACCCGGAGGGCAACGAGTTCTGCGTCGAACGCTCCGACGCCGAACGCGCCGGTCATCGCCCCGACGACGCGGGAGCCTGA
- a CDS encoding PilZ domain-containing protein gives MVKTTEEPQPWTAPTASASLGGGPARACRVSRESDGTLRLSLTGFAMIGVDVALLWTQNGTGFSIVGTVVPPPAGAVPGVYMRVDTTVGAVDRRRSRRVSVQVPVVLILPSGQMFPGLAIDLSLGGARVIVDLDVDDLGEEALIDLVDGLAPGESVTLSVLLPDGPADLDCHVRGSDELGDVRLLFVDMSAEVRDRLDAFQKTQ, from the coding sequence ATGGTCAAGACCACCGAGGAACCGCAGCCGTGGACCGCCCCGACCGCCAGCGCGTCGCTGGGCGGTGGCCCGGCCCGGGCCTGCCGGGTCTCGCGGGAGAGCGACGGCACGCTTCGGCTCAGTCTCACCGGGTTCGCCATGATCGGTGTCGACGTGGCCCTGCTCTGGACGCAGAACGGCACCGGCTTCAGCATCGTGGGCACGGTGGTGCCTCCGCCCGCCGGTGCCGTGCCGGGCGTGTACATGCGGGTCGACACGACCGTGGGCGCCGTCGACCGGCGACGCTCCCGCCGCGTCTCGGTGCAGGTGCCGGTCGTGCTGATCCTGCCCTCGGGCCAGATGTTCCCCGGCCTGGCGATCGACCTGTCGCTGGGCGGAGCCCGCGTCATCGTCGATCTCGACGTCGACGACCTGGGCGAGGAGGCGTTGATCGACCTGGTCGACGGCCTGGCCCCCGGCGAGTCGGTCACCCTGTCCGTGTTGCTGCCGGACGGCCCCGCGGACCTCGACTGTCATGTGCGCGGCAGCGACGAGCTCGGTGACGTCCGCCTGCTGTTCGTGGACATGAGCGCCGAGGTTCGCGACCGGCTCGACGCCTTCCAGAAGACCCAGTGA
- a CDS encoding permease prefix domain 1-containing protein codes for MTVTNDPDELEAQFAQWRRYVRRRPELSESDADELEDHLRGSVGQLTALGLHDDEAFLVAVKRMGGLDELSREFAREHSERLWKQLVLTGDTGPRSRSRTDLIVMLICALGAAVSVKVPELFQHSIGYDLDGFYSLNYSLFALPWLAAFLLWRRRAGRLVCGVVAALFVVGAAAANLYPLDTESQSIDVVATHLPIALWFVVGLAYISDGLRSARRRMDFIRFSGEWFVYLTLIGLGGGVLTAFAMGAFNAIGIDLWEFTNLWLLPCGLVSAVVVAGWLVEAKQGVIENIAPVLTRLFTPLFTVGLLAFLVTIGWNGRRIDVDRGNLVLFDLLLVLVLGLLLYSMSARDPMAPAGKFDVMQLVLVASALVMDALVLFTMTGRVAQYGSTPNNSTALGANIVLLVNLIWTAWLLLRFVRRRQPFAVIERWQTTYLPVYAGWMWIVVLVLPPVFAFR; via the coding sequence ATGACCGTGACCAACGATCCGGACGAGTTGGAGGCACAGTTCGCGCAGTGGCGCCGCTACGTGCGCCGACGGCCCGAACTGAGCGAGAGTGACGCCGACGAACTCGAAGATCACCTGCGCGGCTCGGTCGGCCAGCTCACCGCCCTGGGCCTGCACGACGACGAGGCGTTCCTGGTCGCCGTGAAACGGATGGGCGGGCTCGACGAACTGTCCCGCGAATTCGCCCGGGAACACTCCGAACGACTGTGGAAACAGCTGGTCCTCACCGGTGACACCGGACCGCGGAGCCGTTCCCGTACCGACCTGATCGTGATGTTGATCTGCGCTCTGGGCGCCGCCGTCTCGGTCAAGGTCCCCGAGCTGTTCCAGCACAGCATCGGCTACGACCTGGACGGTTTCTACAGTCTCAACTACTCCCTGTTCGCGCTTCCCTGGCTGGCCGCCTTCCTGCTGTGGCGACGACGGGCCGGAAGACTCGTGTGCGGCGTCGTGGCCGCGCTGTTCGTGGTCGGAGCCGCCGCGGCGAACCTCTATCCACTCGACACCGAGTCCCAGTCGATCGACGTCGTCGCCACCCACCTACCGATCGCGCTGTGGTTCGTCGTCGGCCTCGCCTACATCTCCGACGGTCTCCGCTCGGCCCGCCGACGGATGGACTTCATCCGGTTCAGCGGTGAGTGGTTCGTCTACCTCACCCTGATCGGCCTGGGTGGCGGGGTGCTGACGGCGTTCGCGATGGGCGCGTTCAACGCCATCGGCATCGATCTCTGGGAATTCACCAACCTGTGGCTGCTGCCCTGTGGCCTGGTCTCCGCCGTGGTGGTGGCCGGCTGGCTCGTCGAAGCAAAACAGGGCGTCATCGAGAACATCGCACCCGTTCTGACCAGGCTGTTCACGCCGTTGTTCACCGTCGGGTTGCTGGCCTTCCTGGTCACCATCGGCTGGAACGGTCGCCGCATCGACGTCGACCGGGGCAACCTGGTGCTGTTCGACCTGCTGCTGGTCCTGGTGCTCGGCCTGTTGCTGTACTCGATGTCCGCCCGGGACCCGATGGCCCCGGCCGGCAAGTTCGACGTCATGCAACTGGTGCTGGTGGCAAGCGCCCTGGTGATGGACGCACTCGTGCTGTTCACCATGACCGGCCGGGTCGCCCAGTATGGCAGCACCCCCAACAACTCCACGGCGCTCGGCGCGAACATCGTGCTGCTGGTCAACCTCATCTGGACGGCCTGGCTACTGCTGCGTTTCGTACGCCGCCGGCAGCCCTTCGCGGTGATCGAACGCTGGCAGACCACCTACCTGCCGGTGTACGCCGGATGGATGTGGATCGTCGTGCTGGTCCTGCCGCCGGTCTTCGCGTTCCGCTGA